DNA sequence from the Sulfuricurvum sp. genome:
GATAAAAGCGTTATCTGTATCCATGATTGAATCTAAAATAGAAAAATGATTTGTAGAGACTCAGAGAATCAATTTAAGCAAACTTTAAAGCGCATGGGAAGAAAAATCCCTTTGTAGGTTTACACCCAAGGTCTCAGAACTTTTCCACTGCATGGTCTGCAAATCGAGACTGTAGCTCCCTATGCCGGCTGCACGTTGCGATTTTTTGAAAAAAAGCTCTTTTTCGTTTGCTCTTTTCTTCGCCTGAACCAAATACAAAATCAAAAATAGCAGCCCTAAATAGAGAATCAGCCCAATAGTGGTAAAAAGTAAAGGGTACCCATCATCGTATTCGTTTTCAAACTCCGGTGTACTCCAAAAATCCAGATACCATGTTTGTCCGTACAGAGTCACTGTTTTTCGGATATGAAATTTCGGATGAAAGAAGGAGGGGTTAAACGAACGGTAAAGTAAATGTTCATCCGTGATTTTGTTGCTGTCATGGATTTCAAAATTAAGCGTAGCATCTTTTGAAACGATGTGTCGCATCAAATCGTTCATACGAAAAGCGCTGTCCACCAAACCGATAAACGCTTCGCGCCGGTTGGATTCTGAAAGAACATCATATCCTATCGCTTCATAATTACGTTTGTCCATCGGTTCGAGGTAAAGTACGGTAGCGTATATCTCTCCATGTTTATCGGATTTGATCGAAAACGAGGGGAAACCTTCATCACGCATCCGTCGGGTCAAATCTTCTGTCTCTTTCGATGCGACAACTTTGACCAAACCAATCCCCTGAATCCCGGGGTAATTACGATATAACTCCAGAGAACCGATAAAGTGCTTCCACTCATCACGGCTGACATACTTACTCGCTTGATAAAAAGCCGCGCCGCTGTGTAAAACGGTTTCATACTGAGATAAGCGTTTTTGGATGCGATCGGTATTTTCCAATACTTTAATTTCAAATCGGTGCTGAGCCGCAACCAGAAAATACTCTTTTGAAACCGACCAAATTCCAAACAACACGATAACGGCTATCAACACCGTAATCGTCGCGGTTGTAGGGTTCAAAGATAAAAAGATACGCAAATACCGATGTTTTAAATATCCCATTGAGCGGAAAGTATCCTTCAAAGCAGTGTTGTTCATCTCCCTTTTACACCTTACTTCTTAAGATGGATGTAAAAGACGATCAATGCCAGTGTAATTGTCAAGATATTGAATATATCGGGATATTCACCTAAAATCATAATAGAGCCTCTTATTTATAAAATGCGACCGTGCAATCTTGTTCGTAATAACGGCGTCGAAAAACACACCGTGCCCCGAGTTGATCCCCTAAGCATTGGATGTCAGAACTTGTGAGGTAGTTATAGGTTCTCGAATGCTTTTCCCCTTCTAAAAAGTTAAACACGATTCCCCGAAGAGACGCCTCGTAACACCGTTTTATAAATCGAAACGATTGCTCTTTGGTCAAAATATTGA
Encoded proteins:
- a CDS encoding CHASE domain-containing protein; amino-acid sequence: MNNTALKDTFRSMGYLKHRYLRIFLSLNPTTATITVLIAVIVLFGIWSVSKEYFLVAAQHRFEIKVLENTDRIQKRLSQYETVLHSGAAFYQASKYVSRDEWKHFIGSLELYRNYPGIQGIGLVKVVASKETEDLTRRMRDEGFPSFSIKSDKHGEIYATVLYLEPMDKRNYEAIGYDVLSESNRREAFIGLVDSAFRMNDLMRHIVSKDATLNFEIHDSNKITDEHLLYRSFNPSFFHPKFHIRKTVTLYGQTWYLDFWSTPEFENEYDDGYPLLFTTIGLILYLGLLFLILYLVQAKKRANEKELFFKKSQRAAGIGSYSLDLQTMQWKSSETLGVNLQRDFSSHAL